One genomic window of Pempheris klunzingeri isolate RE-2024b chromosome 12, fPemKlu1.hap1, whole genome shotgun sequence includes the following:
- the zbtb18 gene encoding zinc finger and BTB domain-containing protein 18, with protein MEFPDHSRHLLQCLSEQRHQGFLCDSTVLVGDAQFRAHRAVLASCSMYFHLFYKDQLDKRDVVQLNCDIVTAPAFSLLLEFMYEGKLQFQDLPVEDVLAAASYLHMYDIVKVCKKRLKQKATAEADSTRREDDGGSSCSDKADSLSDGSTDRPATADLLHSDEEEEGKAEGGPLWLRLPPADRPGTPAMATTSPGHGEAEMQGGEGLGEGGKLLSPAGSPTSSTGSISQRSHRSVSSRGGHRGRRVSNDAADCVLDLSVKPIAGSNHSNHHQSYFSGAATPDSLQSPLAVRVKVERGVASDEEEELGGGDYDMEHSGITKATVPSANGGLTHHGVGGPLSAQRRLGLEAHLSALREASLASELEREEKPSATADDEDIMGGENERAQAEVASMDSSLLPYVSNMLSAQHTQIFMCPLCNKVFPSPHILQLHLSSHFREQEGIRSKPAGDVNVPTCTICSKTFSCMYTLKRHERTHSGEKPYTCTTCGKSFQYSHNLSRHAVVHTREKPHACKWCERRFTQSGDLYRHIRKFHCELVNSLSVKSEPLALPNVRDWAIEDSSQELWK; from the coding sequence ATGGAGTTCCCAGACCACAGCAGACATTTACTCCAGTGTCTGAGCGAGCAGCGGCACCAAGGCTTCCTGTGTGACTCCACGGTGCTGGTAGGCGATGCCCAGTTCCGGGCCCACCGAGCTGTGTTGGCCTCCTGCAGCATGTACTTTCACCTCTTCTACAAGGACCAGCTGGACAAGAGAGACGTGGTGCAGCTCAACTGCGACATAGTCACGGCCCCGGCCTTTTCCCTGCTCCTGGAGTTCATGTATGAGGGCAAGCTGCAGTTCCAGGACCTTCCCGTAGAGGATGTGCTGGCAGCGGCCAGCTACCTGCACATGTATGACATTGTCAAGGTGTGTAAGAAACGTTTGAAGCAGAAGGCCACAGCGGAGGCAGACAGCACGCGTAGAGAGGATGATGGTGGGTCCAGCTGCTCCGATAAGGCTGATAGTCTATCAGATGGTTCTACAGACCGGCCCGCTACTGCCGACCTGCTgcacagtgatgaagaggaggaggggaaggccGAGGGAGGACCGCTGTGGCTGAGGCTGCCGCCTGCAGACAGACCAGGGACACCAGCCATGGCTACAACCAGCCCAGGGCATGGCGAGGCGGAGATGCAGGGTGGGGAAGggctgggggagggagggaaactGCTCTCCCCGGCCGGCAGCCCCACCAGCTCCACTGGATCCATCTCACAGAGATCCCACCGCTCCGTGAGCTCTCGTGGAGGGCACAGGGGCAGGAGGGTGTCAAATGATGCAGCTGACTGCGTCCTGGACCTGTCAGTCAAGCCGATTGCCGGTAGCAACCACAGTAACCACCACCAGTCCTATTTCAGCGGTGCAGCTACACCAGACAGCCTCCAAAGCCCATTGGCTGTGAGGGTGAAGGTGGAGAGGGGCGTGGCTTCTGACGAGGAAGAGGAACTGGGAGGTGGAGACTATGACATGGAGCACAGCGGCATCACCAAGGCGACGGTTCCCAGTGCTAACGGAGGCCTGACCCACCACGGGGTCGGAGGGCCTCTGTCGGCTCAGAGAAGGCTCGGCTTGGAGGCTCACCTGTCCGCTCTGCGAGAGGCCTCTCTGGCCTCAGAGCTGGAGCGGGAGGAGAAGCCTTCGGCCACAGCAGACGACGAGGACATTATGGGAGGCGAGAATGAGCGCGCCCAGGCCGAGGTGGCCAGCATGGATAGTTCCCTGCTACCCTACGTCTCCAACATGCTGTCAGCACAGCACACCCAGATCTTCATGTGCCCTCTGTGTAACAAGGTTTTCCCCTCCCCACACATCCTCCAGCTTCACCTCAGCTCCCACTTCAGGGAGCAGGAGGGCATCCGCTCCAAGCCCGCTGGAGACGTCAACGTGCCCACCTGCACTATCTGCAGCAAGACGTTCTCCTGCATGTATACTCTGAAGCGCCATGAGCGGACACACTCTGGTGAGAAACCCTACACCTGCACCACCTGCGGCAAGAGCTTCCAGTACTCACACAACCTCAGCCGCCACGCAGTGGTGCACACGCGTGAGAAGCCGCACGCTTGCAAGTGGTGCGAGCGGCGCTTCACGCAGTCCGGGGACCTCTACCGACACATTCGCAAGTTCCATTGCGAATTGGTCAACTCACTGTCAGTGAAGAGTGAACCGCTGGCACTGCCCAATGTCAGGGATTGGGCGATCGAGGACAGTTCCCAGGAACTGTGGAAGTAA